A region of Kribbella sp. NBC_01245 DNA encodes the following proteins:
- a CDS encoding carbohydrate ABC transporter permease — protein MTVARRPAAALRGSSWLPWMFLAPALLFAAMFKFFPMLEGIRMSLYKVQPFLGDEWVGLENYATVLADQRFRDALGHTVVLGVGQTVGALVVGFGLALLLEGQARSLWILRTAVFLPVVTAIAVIGEVWRILYFPTDTGFVNEILGAIGLGPFGYLSDPDSALASVMAVGIWTGAPYDMVIILAGLAGIDRTLYEAAAVDGVNRRQRLLHIVLPGLRPALTVVLTLAAIRGLRIFTEVYVLTGGGPAGSTEVWMTRVYSLGFERNNLGVASAASMLLLLVTVMLTVAVRLITRSREAR, from the coding sequence ATGACGGTGGCCAGGCGGCCGGCGGCGGCCCTGCGTGGGTCGTCCTGGCTGCCCTGGATGTTCCTGGCCCCCGCCCTGCTGTTCGCCGCGATGTTCAAGTTCTTCCCGATGCTGGAGGGCATCCGGATGAGCTTGTACAAGGTGCAGCCGTTCCTCGGTGACGAATGGGTGGGGTTGGAGAACTACGCCACCGTCCTCGCCGACCAGCGGTTTCGGGACGCTCTCGGTCACACCGTTGTGCTGGGTGTCGGCCAGACGGTCGGTGCGTTGGTCGTCGGGTTCGGGCTGGCGCTGCTGCTCGAGGGGCAGGCCCGGTCGCTGTGGATCCTGCGGACCGCGGTCTTCCTGCCCGTGGTCACCGCCATCGCCGTGATCGGTGAGGTCTGGCGGATCCTGTACTTCCCGACCGACACCGGCTTCGTCAACGAGATCCTCGGCGCCATTGGGCTCGGGCCGTTCGGCTACCTGAGCGACCCGGACTCGGCGCTGGCGTCGGTGATGGCGGTCGGCATCTGGACCGGCGCGCCGTACGACATGGTGATCATCCTCGCGGGACTGGCCGGGATCGACCGGACCCTGTACGAGGCGGCCGCGGTGGACGGCGTCAACCGCCGGCAGCGGCTGCTCCACATCGTGCTGCCGGGACTGCGACCGGCGCTCACCGTGGTGCTGACGCTGGCGGCGATCCGGGGCCTGCGGATCTTCACCGAGGTCTACGTGCTCACCGGCGGCGGTCCGGCCGGATCGACCGAGGTCTGGATGACGCGGGTCTACTCGCTCGGCTTCGAGCGCAACAACCTGGGCGTCGCCTCGGCCGCGTCGATGCTGCTGCTGCTCGTCACCGTGATGCTCACGGTCGCCGTGCGGCTGATCACCAGAAGCCGGGAGGCACGATGA
- a CDS encoding ABC transporter substrate-binding protein yields MRISPAKRAAAALSAMVLVGLLSACGGDDGDSAGSSSEPLEVWSRSSPDPAKTYQEIMAAFTKKTGIKVDYKGVIELDTQLQARASSKDLPDVWINDAYLLGSYQSHGYVTKVEKGDIAGGDQIPDETWAQNQAVDGQIYGVPFSRQTFGTLVRSDWRKKLGLPQPKTWDELAALANAFATKDPDGNGKADTYGMVVPGSSKKGYIGWWASSYIWQAGGGIVEKSGEAKYKSVINSPQTKTALEWIRKQFCTPGNVVPGSLNLTTSETPFFGEGTAGIYLTGPYTLSGYDKNLGKDKYEVVPMPKGPVGTTTLADGETIYFGAGSKKTDQQKALAEFLISPEAQKIGMAASGATQPVVRLPVNKTLDAGAVRNDPRWKLFQDEYNANSKSFVWAIDFQPIRQALGEGINKMMSSCTSDLDAGLKTLDEAITAELKSQDLAE; encoded by the coding sequence ATGAGGATTTCGCCGGCGAAGAGGGCGGCAGCCGCCCTGTCCGCGATGGTCCTGGTCGGCTTACTGAGCGCCTGCGGGGGCGACGATGGCGACAGCGCCGGCAGCAGCAGTGAACCGCTGGAGGTCTGGTCGCGCAGCTCGCCCGACCCGGCGAAGACGTATCAGGAGATCATGGCGGCCTTCACGAAGAAGACCGGGATCAAGGTCGACTACAAGGGCGTGATCGAGCTCGACACCCAGCTGCAGGCGCGCGCCTCGTCGAAGGACCTGCCGGACGTCTGGATCAACGACGCCTATCTGCTCGGCTCGTACCAGTCGCACGGCTACGTGACCAAGGTCGAGAAGGGCGATATCGCCGGCGGCGACCAGATCCCGGACGAGACCTGGGCCCAGAATCAGGCAGTCGATGGGCAGATCTACGGCGTGCCGTTCTCCCGGCAGACCTTCGGCACCCTGGTGAGGTCGGACTGGCGCAAGAAGCTTGGTCTGCCGCAGCCGAAGACCTGGGACGAGTTGGCCGCGTTGGCGAACGCGTTCGCGACCAAGGACCCGGACGGCAACGGCAAGGCCGACACCTACGGGATGGTCGTCCCGGGCTCGAGCAAGAAGGGCTACATCGGCTGGTGGGCGTCGTCGTACATCTGGCAGGCCGGTGGCGGCATCGTCGAGAAGTCCGGTGAAGCCAAGTACAAGTCGGTGATCAACTCCCCGCAGACCAAGACAGCGCTGGAGTGGATCCGCAAGCAGTTCTGTACGCCGGGCAACGTGGTCCCCGGGTCGCTGAACCTGACCACGAGCGAGACGCCGTTCTTCGGCGAGGGCACGGCCGGCATCTACCTGACCGGGCCGTACACCCTCTCCGGGTACGACAAGAATCTCGGCAAGGACAAGTACGAGGTGGTCCCGATGCCGAAGGGCCCCGTCGGTACGACGACGCTGGCCGACGGCGAGACCATCTACTTCGGCGCGGGATCGAAGAAGACCGACCAGCAGAAGGCGCTGGCCGAATTCCTGATCTCGCCAGAGGCGCAGAAGATCGGCATGGCCGCGAGCGGGGCAACCCAACCGGTCGTCCGGCTCCCGGTGAACAAGACGCTCGACGCCGGAGCGGTACGAAACGACCCGCGCTGGAAGCTGTTCCAGGACGAGTACAACGCGAACTCCAAGTCGTTCGTCTGGGCGATCGACTTCCAGCCGATTCGGCAGGCCCTCGGTGAGGGAATCAACAAGATGATGTCGAGTTGTACGAGCGACCTGGACGCGGGCCTGAAGACGCTCGACGAGGCGATCACCGCCGAACTCAAGTCCCAGGATCTCGCCGAGTGA
- a CDS encoding IclR family transcriptional regulator produces MSIDEIRLVKSAERALRILEVLGDARGPLSVTELHKETGYPRSSLHQLLHTMIAMGWIESTNEGAMVGIGSRALLVGTAYLDRDPALPHGIRTLELIREETGYTSHYARLDGASVIYLATREETAPHRATSRVGRQLPAHATSLGKALLAELTTTEVSLELPSDPLPALTANTVTSHAALADELEDTRRRGYAFEREQNTLGLGCVGVPVPYRIPATDAISCSIPIDQCTDAEVARVAAIIRDHVQRLATLLRSEGIR; encoded by the coding sequence GTGAGCATCGACGAGATCCGGCTGGTCAAGTCGGCCGAGCGGGCGCTGCGGATTCTCGAGGTGCTCGGCGACGCCCGCGGGCCGCTGTCGGTGACCGAGCTGCACAAGGAGACCGGCTACCCGCGGTCGAGCCTGCACCAACTGCTGCACACGATGATCGCGATGGGCTGGATCGAGTCCACCAACGAAGGCGCGATGGTCGGGATCGGGTCCCGCGCGCTGCTCGTCGGTACGGCGTACCTGGACCGCGATCCGGCGCTGCCACACGGGATCCGGACGCTGGAGCTGATCCGCGAGGAGACCGGCTACACGTCGCACTACGCGCGGCTGGACGGCGCCAGCGTGATCTACCTGGCGACCCGGGAGGAGACGGCTCCGCATCGTGCGACCAGCCGGGTCGGCCGGCAACTTCCCGCGCACGCGACCTCGCTGGGCAAGGCGTTGCTCGCCGAGCTGACCACTACCGAGGTGTCGCTCGAGCTACCGTCCGATCCCCTGCCCGCGCTCACCGCGAACACGGTCACCTCGCACGCGGCGCTGGCCGACGAGCTGGAGGACACGAGGCGTCGCGGGTACGCGTTCGAGCGCGAGCAGAACACGCTCGGCCTCGGCTGCGTCGGCGTACCGGTGCCGTACCGGATCCCGGCCACCGACGCGATCAGCTGTTCCATCCCGATCGACCAGTGCACCGACGCGGAGGTGGCGCGGGTGGCCGCGATCATCCGCGACCACGTCCAGCGACTCGCCACCTTGTTGCGTTCGGAAGGTATCCGCTAA
- a CDS encoding discoidin domain-containing protein gives MFHRLIRAALIPVLIALGGVVPTAHAEEVAPARIDAYAQPSIYQRSPDYELTVNGQRIDVVDYPGYDYAHFSMGSGPATIAVRKLNNTNIGAYTISPRKLGLQGSVSGPTLTFTIPNDEYVIVKLDGRPDLVIAADPAETDKPASSGPGNHNVMTYGADATGSALSTTAVQRAVDDATAAGGGTVYVPAGVYLVGNVVLKSNVSLYLEPGAVFRFTGNPADYTKHWHKNSQNRDITWWISTEFGSKNIRVFGRGTLDGNGDAAIRRYNFAANILVPIATKDFSFDGLIVRESGAWAIVTARSKNLTFTNVKIFNRLDMGENDGIDVNESQNVVVRHGIGISLDDPWTTKAWREDTDIALPWPGAPQPVQNVLFEDLISWTRCYGFKIGQGTLQPQSNVVFRDGVVYDAAIGIGIHHRYGSALVKNVRFENIDVERIGVKLVNDQTWFRFIIENPGLGAGPVQNVVVSNITVRDKGKSYAVLKGYDAAAAFSNIQFDRVTMPGATTPATTLTAMNILSSANYSNVVITPVQDPEPQPRPNLALGKPATASTGAAIAGQAVDGDFSTRWGSDRTDDQWFQVDLGAPATVSGVTMHWEVAYGKSYAIQVSDDGTTWRDVYSTTNGSGGIEAIDFTPTTTRFVRLRGIQRGTQYGYSLWEFQVH, from the coding sequence ATGTTCCACCGTCTGATTCGTGCTGCCCTGATACCGGTACTCATCGCCCTCGGAGGTGTCGTGCCCACCGCCCACGCCGAGGAGGTTGCTCCTGCGCGGATCGACGCGTACGCGCAGCCGTCGATCTACCAGCGCTCCCCCGACTACGAGCTGACCGTCAACGGTCAACGGATCGACGTGGTCGACTATCCCGGCTACGACTACGCGCACTTCTCGATGGGATCAGGGCCGGCCACGATCGCCGTACGGAAGCTGAACAACACGAACATCGGCGCGTACACGATCTCGCCACGCAAGCTCGGCCTGCAGGGCAGCGTGTCCGGCCCGACGCTGACGTTCACCATCCCGAACGACGAGTACGTGATCGTGAAGCTCGACGGCCGCCCGGACCTGGTGATCGCGGCGGACCCGGCCGAGACCGACAAACCGGCCAGCTCCGGACCAGGCAACCACAACGTCATGACGTACGGCGCTGACGCCACCGGCTCGGCGCTTTCCACAACTGCCGTTCAACGGGCTGTCGATGACGCGACCGCGGCCGGAGGTGGCACCGTCTACGTACCGGCGGGCGTCTACCTGGTCGGCAACGTCGTCCTCAAGAGCAACGTGTCGCTCTATCTCGAGCCTGGCGCGGTGTTCCGCTTCACCGGCAACCCGGCGGACTACACCAAGCACTGGCACAAGAACTCGCAGAACCGCGACATCACCTGGTGGATCTCCACCGAGTTCGGCTCCAAGAACATCCGCGTCTTCGGCCGCGGAACGCTGGACGGCAACGGCGACGCGGCCATCCGCAGGTACAACTTCGCCGCGAACATCCTGGTGCCGATCGCGACCAAGGACTTCTCCTTCGACGGATTGATCGTGCGCGAGTCCGGCGCCTGGGCGATCGTCACCGCGCGGTCGAAGAACCTCACCTTCACCAACGTGAAGATCTTCAACCGGCTCGACATGGGCGAGAACGACGGCATCGACGTGAACGAGTCGCAGAACGTCGTGGTCCGGCACGGGATCGGGATCAGCCTGGACGATCCGTGGACCACCAAGGCGTGGCGCGAGGACACCGATATCGCGCTGCCTTGGCCCGGCGCGCCGCAGCCCGTGCAGAACGTACTGTTCGAGGACCTGATCTCGTGGACCAGGTGCTACGGCTTCAAGATCGGCCAGGGCACCCTGCAGCCACAGAGCAACGTCGTGTTCCGTGATGGTGTCGTGTACGACGCGGCGATCGGAATCGGCATCCACCACCGGTACGGCTCGGCCCTGGTCAAGAACGTACGGTTCGAGAACATCGACGTGGAACGGATCGGGGTGAAACTGGTCAACGATCAGACCTGGTTCCGTTTCATCATCGAGAATCCCGGCCTCGGCGCCGGACCCGTCCAGAACGTTGTCGTCAGCAACATCACCGTTCGCGACAAAGGCAAGAGCTATGCCGTTCTCAAGGGGTACGACGCGGCCGCGGCCTTCAGCAACATCCAGTTCGACCGGGTAACGATGCCGGGGGCAACGACTCCGGCCACCACGCTGACGGCGATGAACATCCTCAGCAGCGCCAACTACTCGAACGTCGTCATCACGCCCGTACAGGACCCGGAACCGCAGCCCCGTCCGAACCTTGCCCTGGGCAAACCCGCGACCGCGTCGACGGGCGCCGCCATCGCCGGACAGGCCGTCGACGGCGATTTCTCCACCCGCTGGGGATCCGATCGCACCGACGACCAGTGGTTCCAGGTGGATCTGGGCGCGCCGGCAACGGTCAGCGGGGTGACGATGCACTGGGAGGTGGCGTACGGAAAGTCGTACGCGATCCAGGTCTCCGACGACGGCACCACCTGGCGCGACGTGTACTCGACCACCAACGGATCGGGCGGGATCGAGGCGATCGACTTCACCCCGACCACCACCCGCTTCGTGCGGCTACGCGGCATCCAACGCGGCACCCAGTACGGCTACTCCCTCTGGGAATTCCAGGTGCACTAG
- a CDS encoding efflux RND transporter permease subunit: MRLIVASSLRFRFLVVALTAFLMFFGAQQLGKSAVDVFPEFAPPKVEVHTLAVGLGPTEVEELITVPMEQSLNAIPGVSTVRSRSVEQLSQVVLLFEEGTDLLTARQHVAERIAAITPTLPTWAAPPVMLQPLSATSRVLKIGLSSTDPNLDMMDLSMTAYWKIRSRLLQVPGVANVPIWGERLEMLQVQADPERMAKQKVTLERVMTTTANALDAGLQRYADGNFIGRGGFVDTSTGRIGIRHVTPIVTHDNLADLPIQTLDGRQIRLRDVATLVRDHQPLIGDAVINEGDGLMLIVEKLPWANTLDVTRGVEEALAELSPGLQGIAVDSAIFRPATFIEEAIDNLTTSLILGALLMILMLALFLYSWRTALISVVTIPLSLLAALLVLDIRGATINTMVLAGFVIALGDVVDDAIIGIENIVRRLRQHRAEGSGKSTAKIILEASLEVRGAIVYATIIEIVAIAPIFLLAGLSGAFFRPLAVAYALALGASMLVALTVTPALALIFFRNPKSLAHRESPLVPPMKRGYEWMLIRLVKRPRRAYVAVALTTACGLVVLPLLGQSLLPNFKERDFLMHWLGKPDISLQEEVRTTKQVNAELLTIPGVRNAGSHIGNAFFGDEPHGVYFGENWISVDKSVDYDETVNSVHGVVDGYPGVFRDVLTYLKERIREVLTGTSDPITIRIFGNDLETLRAKAEEINKIVGEVPGVGDHTADFQDAIPQVRVEVDIQAAKQHGLKPGDVRRAAAWLMAGEEAGDVYTAGRAYDVQLWTAPEKRRSITDLQNLQIDRPGGGHVALREIADISIVSVPNVVQHEDMFRNIDVGAELDGSRDLGSVVKDIEQRLDQVEMPLEFRAEMLGEYTERQAAQQRLLIFAIAAAIGILLLLQASYRSWRLAILTFVTLPIALVGGLIAAYLGSKVITLGSLVGFLTVFGIVARNGIMLISHCKHLEEEEGLPFGPELVLQGAKERLVPIMMTVLTTGLALIPLLVTGSIPGQEIEHPMAVVILGGLITATLLNLLVVPALYLRFARKRQAHPEAAAA, from the coding sequence ATGCGTTTGATCGTGGCTTCGAGTCTTAGATTCCGGTTCCTCGTGGTGGCCTTGACCGCGTTCCTGATGTTCTTCGGCGCCCAGCAGTTGGGTAAGTCAGCCGTCGACGTCTTTCCCGAGTTCGCGCCACCGAAGGTGGAGGTGCACACGCTGGCCGTCGGGTTGGGACCGACCGAGGTCGAAGAGCTGATCACGGTTCCGATGGAGCAGTCGCTGAACGCGATTCCCGGTGTCAGCACCGTCCGGTCCCGTTCGGTCGAGCAACTGTCGCAGGTCGTGCTGCTCTTCGAGGAGGGCACCGATCTGCTGACCGCCCGTCAGCACGTCGCGGAGCGGATCGCGGCGATCACGCCGACGCTGCCGACGTGGGCGGCGCCACCCGTCATGCTCCAGCCGCTGTCGGCCACCAGCCGGGTGCTGAAGATCGGCCTGTCGTCCACCGATCCGAACCTGGACATGATGGACCTGTCGATGACGGCGTACTGGAAGATCCGGTCCCGGCTGCTCCAGGTGCCCGGTGTCGCCAACGTGCCGATCTGGGGCGAACGCCTGGAGATGCTCCAGGTGCAGGCCGACCCGGAACGCATGGCCAAGCAGAAGGTCACCCTGGAACGGGTGATGACGACGACGGCGAACGCGCTGGACGCCGGTCTGCAGCGGTACGCCGACGGCAACTTCATCGGGCGCGGCGGCTTCGTCGACACTTCGACCGGACGGATCGGGATCCGGCACGTCACGCCGATCGTGACCCACGACAATCTGGCCGACCTGCCGATCCAGACCCTCGACGGCCGGCAGATCCGGCTCCGCGACGTGGCCACCCTGGTCCGGGATCACCAGCCGCTGATCGGTGACGCGGTCATCAACGAGGGCGACGGCCTGATGCTGATCGTCGAGAAGTTGCCGTGGGCAAACACACTGGACGTCACCAGGGGAGTCGAGGAGGCACTCGCGGAGCTGAGTCCTGGTCTGCAGGGCATCGCCGTCGATTCCGCGATCTTCCGGCCCGCGACGTTCATCGAGGAAGCGATCGACAACCTGACCACGTCGCTGATCCTCGGCGCGCTGCTGATGATCCTGATGCTCGCCCTGTTCCTGTACTCCTGGCGGACCGCGCTCATCAGTGTTGTCACCATCCCGCTGTCGCTGCTGGCCGCGCTGCTCGTGCTGGACATCCGCGGTGCCACGATCAACACGATGGTGCTCGCCGGGTTCGTGATAGCCCTCGGCGACGTCGTCGACGACGCGATCATCGGCATCGAGAACATCGTCCGGCGACTGCGCCAGCATCGCGCCGAAGGCAGCGGCAAGTCGACCGCCAAGATCATCCTGGAGGCGTCGCTGGAGGTCCGGGGCGCGATCGTCTACGCGACCATCATCGAGATCGTCGCAATCGCCCCCATCTTCCTGCTCGCGGGGCTGTCCGGGGCGTTCTTCCGGCCCTTGGCCGTGGCGTACGCGCTCGCTCTGGGCGCGTCGATGCTGGTCGCGCTGACGGTCACACCCGCGCTGGCGCTGATCTTCTTCCGTAACCCGAAGTCGCTGGCGCACCGCGAGTCGCCGCTCGTGCCGCCGATGAAACGTGGCTACGAGTGGATGCTCATCCGGCTGGTGAAGCGGCCGCGTCGCGCGTACGTCGCGGTCGCTCTCACCACCGCCTGCGGACTCGTGGTCCTGCCACTGCTCGGGCAGTCCCTGCTCCCGAACTTCAAGGAACGCGACTTCCTGATGCACTGGCTCGGTAAGCCCGACATCTCCCTGCAGGAAGAGGTCCGGACGACGAAGCAGGTGAACGCCGAACTCCTCACCATCCCCGGAGTGCGCAACGCCGGCTCGCACATCGGGAACGCGTTCTTCGGTGATGAGCCTCATGGCGTTTACTTCGGCGAGAACTGGATCAGCGTCGACAAGTCGGTCGACTACGACGAGACCGTGAACAGCGTCCACGGCGTCGTCGACGGCTACCCCGGCGTGTTCCGCGACGTACTGACCTATCTGAAGGAACGGATCCGGGAGGTCCTGACCGGGACCAGCGACCCGATCACGATCCGGATCTTCGGCAACGACCTGGAGACCCTCCGGGCGAAGGCCGAGGAGATCAACAAGATCGTCGGTGAGGTCCCCGGCGTCGGCGATCACACCGCCGACTTCCAGGACGCCATTCCGCAGGTCCGGGTCGAGGTCGATATCCAGGCCGCGAAGCAGCACGGTCTCAAGCCCGGCGATGTCCGGCGCGCGGCCGCCTGGCTGATGGCCGGCGAGGAAGCCGGTGACGTCTACACGGCCGGCCGGGCGTACGACGTCCAGCTGTGGACCGCGCCGGAGAAGCGGCGCAGCATCACTGATCTGCAGAACCTGCAGATCGACCGGCCCGGTGGCGGCCATGTGGCACTGCGGGAGATCGCCGACATCAGCATCGTGTCCGTGCCGAACGTGGTCCAGCACGAGGACATGTTCCGCAACATCGACGTGGGCGCCGAGCTCGACGGGTCCCGTGACCTCGGGTCCGTGGTCAAGGACATCGAACAGCGGCTCGACCAGGTGGAGATGCCGCTGGAGTTCCGCGCGGAGATGCTCGGCGAGTACACCGAACGACAGGCGGCCCAGCAGCGGCTGCTGATCTTCGCGATCGCCGCGGCGATCGGGATCCTGCTGCTGTTGCAGGCGTCCTATCGGAGCTGGCGGTTGGCGATCTTGACGTTCGTGACGCTGCCGATCGCGCTGGTCGGCGGGCTGATCGCGGCGTACCTGGGGTCGAAGGTGATCACGCTGGGTTCGCTGGTCGGGTTCCTGACCGTGTTCGGGATCGTGGCACGCAACGGGATCATGCTAATCAGTCACTGCAAGCATCTGGAGGAGGAAGAGGGGTTGCCGTTCGGGCCCGAACTGGTGCTTCAGGGCGCGAAGGAACGGCTGGTGCCGATCATGATGACGGTGCTGACCACCGGGCTCGCGTTGATCCCGCTGCTGGTGACCGGGTCGATCCCGGGCCAGGAGATCGAGCACCCGATGGCGGTGGTCATTCTCGGCGGCCTGATCACGGCGACGCTGCTCAACCTTCTGGTGGTGCCTGCCCTCTACCTGAGGTTCGCGAGGAAGCGTCAGGCGCATCCGGAGGCAGCGGCTGCTTGA